Proteins encoded in a region of the Candidatus Obscuribacter sp. genome:
- a CDS encoding serine/threonine protein kinase, with amino-acid sequence MQAIKLLKKVLSIANKDEVVIELGTKTDLYEMRCLLILFPFWAYFVPSVVLASIWHGQVFFVFPLGIFILFLCCYLRVLNNSFVFQKDSLVLPGVTSPVLSYKDVQSIAFVPGEEPVLELEVTDKSEAIKKHTINVHGLTIEGARTLWSNLAHRCKNARIEFEVRERLSRWNPEVATKDIYLQPKDKRELSIVLDLKHLNNEITMLDYTNQFNFALSRSWPLFWIFLSVVTLIKSLLGVMGISLGGKSFDGDGFDVIFEWINNMLAPLAVFQSIFYASNLWLTIPGTIGFVLLSTYVVRTLLKKMSRIDRIVIDYLGVTSQMVLPSGVSTAAFVSWKAVGSIAVKSENGSAYLVVSPLQNGKGKVAIPLRALAKSSDREKLQEAFKFWLKDPVDQTVLAAIRPRQESSYTELWLSSLSQVPGLEALTPLTVETTLKTRPYKVKSMLAAGGQGVTYLVENEEDKDNPLKVLKEVILPLAASSRSGERAMIAFERECKLLERIDHPRIARLEEHFIEDTRAYMVLEYVRGASIDKLVRTNGPLPEEQVVELALQMCDILEHLHSATPPVVHRDFTPQNLLVQDDGTLKLIDFGVALEQTDHARLEKSVMVGKQSYMPLEQIRGMATSRSDLYAMAGTLCYMLTGKEPEALTEVSVQELDSSIDSNLDKIIKRCTAQLENERYESARDLKVALEKIGAVK; translated from the coding sequence ATGCAAGCTATAAAACTACTCAAAAAAGTTTTGTCTATAGCCAACAAAGACGAGGTCGTAATCGAGCTTGGCACCAAGACCGACCTCTACGAAATGCGCTGCTTGTTGATTCTCTTTCCTTTCTGGGCCTATTTTGTCCCTTCTGTAGTGCTAGCTTCAATCTGGCACGGACAGGTGTTTTTTGTCTTTCCCCTTGGCATTTTTATACTTTTCCTTTGTTGTTATCTGCGTGTACTCAATAACAGTTTTGTCTTCCAAAAAGACAGCTTGGTCTTACCTGGCGTCACTTCACCTGTACTTAGCTACAAAGATGTCCAGAGTATTGCCTTTGTACCAGGCGAAGAGCCAGTGTTGGAGCTAGAAGTCACAGACAAGAGCGAAGCGATTAAAAAACACACAATAAATGTCCATGGTCTCACCATCGAAGGTGCTCGCACTCTCTGGAGTAATCTCGCTCACCGCTGTAAAAACGCCCGTATCGAGTTTGAAGTAAGAGAAAGACTGAGCCGCTGGAATCCTGAAGTAGCAACAAAAGATATCTACCTACAGCCCAAAGACAAGCGTGAACTCTCCATCGTATTGGATTTAAAACATCTCAATAACGAAATCACCATGCTTGACTATACCAACCAGTTTAACTTTGCCTTGAGCCGCAGCTGGCCGCTCTTCTGGATCTTTTTGTCAGTGGTCACATTAATCAAATCGCTCTTAGGTGTGATGGGCATTTCTCTTGGCGGTAAAAGCTTCGATGGGGATGGCTTCGATGTGATTTTTGAGTGGATCAATAACATGCTCGCCCCACTTGCTGTTTTTCAAAGTATCTTTTATGCCTCCAACCTCTGGTTGACCATACCTGGCACCATAGGCTTTGTACTATTAAGTACTTATGTAGTGCGCACCCTTCTCAAAAAAATGAGCCGCATCGACCGCATCGTAATCGACTACCTTGGTGTGACCTCACAGATGGTACTGCCTTCAGGCGTATCCACGGCAGCCTTTGTCAGCTGGAAAGCAGTGGGCTCAATTGCAGTCAAAAGTGAAAATGGCAGTGCCTATCTCGTGGTCTCGCCGCTACAAAATGGCAAGGGTAAAGTGGCCATCCCACTACGTGCTCTGGCCAAATCAAGCGACCGCGAAAAACTCCAGGAAGCTTTTAAGTTTTGGCTCAAAGACCCTGTGGACCAGACAGTATTGGCTGCTATAAGACCAAGACAAGAAAGCAGCTATACCGAACTCTGGCTATCCAGTCTCAGTCAAGTACCCGGGCTTGAAGCTCTCACCCCTCTTACCGTTGAGACAACACTCAAAACCCGTCCTTACAAAGTAAAATCCATGCTGGCAGCAGGCGGTCAGGGTGTTACTTATCTGGTCGAAAATGAAGAAGACAAAGACAATCCACTCAAAGTCTTAAAAGAAGTAATTTTGCCTCTCGCTGCTAGCTCACGCTCAGGAGAGAGGGCCATGATTGCCTTTGAGCGTGAATGCAAACTATTGGAACGTATTGACCATCCACGGATTGCCAGACTGGAAGAACATTTTATCGAAGATACAAGAGCCTATATGGTCCTTGAATATGTACGCGGTGCCAGTATCGACAAACTGGTACGAACCAATGGTCCACTACCTGAAGAGCAAGTAGTTGAACTGGCCTTGCAAATGTGCGACATCCTTGAGCATCTGCATAGCGCCACACCACCAGTAGTGCACCGCGATTTTACGCCGCAAAATTTGCTAGTACAAGATGATGGCACCCTTAAGCTCATTGACTTTGGCGTGGCTCTTGAGCAAACAGACCATGCCCGTCTCGAAAAGTCAGTTATGGTGGGCAAGCAAAGTTATATGCCCCTGGAGCAAATAAGAGGCATGGCCACGAGCAGAAGTGATCTCTACGCCATGGCCGGCACTTTGTGTTATATGCTCACAGGCAAAGAACCAGAGGCTCTCACTGAAGTCAGCGTCCAGGAGCTGGACAGCTCTATCGATAGCAATCTCGATAAGATCATCAAGAGGTGTACCGCTCAATTAGAAAACGAAAGATATGAGAGTGCTAGAGATTTAAAAGTAGCCCTTGAAAAAATAGGGGCAGTTAAATGA
- a CDS encoding TatD family hydrolase, giving the protein MSSDQAASKEKKERPIPEPPSTPGGIIDSHAHVVEEYFSGETGLIIERAKSSGVKQMVNPAVTLDGIKELTEIISAHDFIYAAAGQHPHEAKHWDKSSGQKVEAAMQHAKFVAVGECGLDYHYNNSSREEQLKCFADQIELAVALNKPVIVHCRDAWEDAFDLLTRHGQGKVRGVFHCFTGGPEHLEAIARLDFYVSFSGIVTYKKAESIQQAAPLVNANRFLVETDCPFLSPQKVRGLRNEPSFVWWTAQKLAELRATTIETIGEQASANARALFCLPNLN; this is encoded by the coding sequence ATGTCCAGCGACCAAGCAGCAAGTAAAGAGAAAAAAGAACGGCCCATACCAGAGCCGCCATCCACACCTGGGGGCATCATCGACAGTCATGCCCATGTGGTGGAAGAATATTTTAGCGGCGAAACCGGACTGATAATTGAGCGAGCCAAAAGCTCTGGCGTCAAGCAAATGGTCAATCCAGCCGTCACCCTCGATGGCATTAAAGAACTGACTGAAATCATCTCTGCTCACGATTTTATCTATGCCGCTGCCGGTCAACACCCCCATGAGGCTAAACACTGGGACAAAAGCAGTGGTCAAAAGGTCGAAGCAGCAATGCAGCACGCCAAATTTGTGGCAGTGGGCGAATGTGGTCTTGATTATCACTACAACAATAGCTCAAGAGAAGAACAACTCAAGTGCTTTGCCGATCAAATAGAACTGGCAGTAGCTCTCAATAAGCCAGTAATTGTGCACTGTCGCGATGCCTGGGAAGATGCTTTTGATCTTTTGACCAGACACGGTCAGGGTAAAGTGCGCGGCGTATTCCACTGTTTTACAGGTGGACCAGAGCATCTAGAGGCAATTGCCAGACTGGATTTTTATGTCTCATTTAGCGGTATTGTTACTTACAAAAAAGCTGAGTCTATCCAGCAAGCGGCACCACTGGTCAATGCCAACCGCTTTTTGGTGGAGACCGACTGTCCCTTTTTGTCCCCACAAAAGGTACGGGGACTGCGCAATGAGCCCTCCTTTGTCTGGTGGACAGCGCAAAAACTTGCCGAGCTGAGAGCTACCACGATAGAGACTATCGGTGAGCAAGCTTCAGCCAATGCGCGCGCTCTTTTTTGCCTTCCCAACCTAAACTAA
- a CDS encoding FAD-binding protein, with protein MLTAKTISDLKKIVGEQNVLTDSVDLSLYELDAESLDVALPDVVVLPGSESEVVAVMELVGSKGLKLPVTPRGAGTGLSGGATCVRGGVSLSMTRMNKVLHIDEVECTALVQVGATNVSLSQKSAKYNLYFAPDPSSQIASTIGGNIAENAGGPHTLKYGMTTHHVLAVNVVLADGSLITLGGAGRTSATTDLVGIMVGSEGTLGIVTQALVRLTPVAQKVETLLAYFSSLGAGGQAVSDIVAHGVVPAAMEMIDSLTLNAVEDYLSMGLRRDAGALLIIELDGPLAGIDAARKIVEECLINNGVIESHWAASAEERAKIWKARKTSFGALGRIAPHGYVLDGVIPRSRLSEAISGIAQIGQKYDLPIANVYHAGDGNLHPCMLYHRDNKKEVERVLLAARDILHLCVDLGGTLSGEHGIGVEKLMEMDSVYSEQDLRYMAALKSVFDPLGILNPGKLIPRLKGCGESGQRPLLRHSLMAGC; from the coding sequence GTGCTGACTGCTAAGACCATATCTGACCTCAAAAAAATAGTTGGCGAGCAAAATGTGCTCACCGATAGTGTTGACTTGAGTCTCTATGAGCTAGATGCCGAGAGTCTCGACGTGGCTTTGCCTGACGTAGTGGTCTTGCCTGGGAGCGAGAGCGAAGTTGTGGCTGTGATGGAACTAGTGGGTTCAAAAGGCTTGAAGCTGCCAGTTACTCCCCGGGGCGCTGGTACTGGACTATCTGGCGGTGCCACATGTGTGCGCGGCGGAGTCTCTTTGTCGATGACCAGGATGAATAAAGTCTTGCATATCGATGAAGTGGAATGCACTGCCCTGGTACAAGTCGGTGCCACCAATGTCTCACTCTCGCAAAAGTCCGCTAAATACAACCTCTATTTTGCGCCAGATCCCAGCAGTCAAATTGCCTCCACTATAGGTGGCAATATCGCCGAAAACGCCGGCGGACCGCATACGCTCAAATACGGCATGACTACGCACCATGTACTGGCAGTCAATGTGGTGCTAGCTGATGGCAGTTTAATTACTCTGGGCGGTGCTGGTCGTACCAGTGCCACAACTGATCTAGTCGGCATCATGGTCGGCTCAGAGGGGACGCTCGGGATAGTGACACAAGCCTTAGTCAGGCTTACACCAGTAGCGCAAAAGGTCGAGACTTTGCTGGCTTATTTTAGCTCTCTGGGAGCGGGTGGTCAGGCGGTATCAGATATAGTGGCACACGGTGTAGTACCGGCAGCAATGGAAATGATCGATAGTCTTACTCTAAATGCTGTAGAAGATTATCTGTCCATGGGGCTCAGGCGCGATGCTGGAGCCTTACTAATTATCGAATTAGACGGTCCACTGGCGGGCATTGATGCTGCCCGCAAAATCGTAGAAGAATGTCTCATTAATAACGGTGTTATTGAGAGTCACTGGGCTGCCAGTGCAGAAGAGCGTGCAAAAATTTGGAAAGCACGAAAGACAAGTTTTGGTGCTCTTGGCCGAATCGCTCCCCATGGCTATGTGCTGGATGGTGTTATTCCGCGCTCCAGGCTTAGTGAAGCAATCAGTGGTATCGCCCAAATCGGACAAAAATACGACTTGCCTATAGCTAATGTCTATCATGCTGGTGATGGCAACTTGCATCCTTGTATGCTTTATCACCGCGACAACAAAAAAGAAGTGGAAAGAGTGCTTTTGGCTGCGCGCGATATCTTGCATCTATGTGTTGATTTAGGTGGCACCTTATCGGGCGAGCATGGCATTGGCGTCGAAAAACTGATGGAGATGGACTCCGTCTATAGTGAGCAGGATCTCCGCTATATGGCAGCGCTTAAGTCTGTTTTTGATCCTTTGGGCATTCTCAATCCAGGCAAATTGATTCCCCGCCTCAAAGGTTGTGGTGAGTCTGGCCAGCGCCCGCTTTTGCGTCATAGTCTGATGGCTGGTTGCTGA
- a CDS encoding SulP family inorganic anion transporter has protein sequence MTEAVAKNESPSSWIKFRADLLASVVVFLVALPLCMGIAIASGLDPAHGIVTGIVGGIVVGFLGGSPLQVSGPAAGLAVVVLELIKEHGTERLGVIFCLAGLVQVIAGLARLAPWFRAVPPSVINGMLSGIGVLILAAQFHVMVDDSPKGSGINNILSIPMAIYKGMTVPDPSAGSTTHHLAAMIGLVTITILILWQKFAKGRLKILPGSLVAVFLATVFSALLNLQVRYVDIPANIFGSLTLTTFSDFQHYLNREVIFDAVAIAFIATAETLLTCSALDKLHSGARSNFDRELIAQGVGNTLCGMVGCLPMTGVMVRSGVNLAAGAKTRMSSILHGLWILLFVCLLPHVLELIPTSALAALLVFTGYKMINWKVFKEIGRYGRSESFIYVGTVLLIVCQDLLTGVVVGVVFSALKLLYIFSHLDIKVREDVDHNRTHVSLSGAATFLSLPKLADLVAQVKPDTELHVHLEQLDYIDHACLDMLMSWDSQHRATGGTLVIDWGALGTVFRERRKSPRGGSIEFRANPDSSAGS, from the coding sequence ATGACAGAAGCAGTCGCCAAAAACGAATCGCCTTCATCTTGGATTAAATTCCGAGCTGATTTGCTTGCTTCGGTGGTGGTTTTTTTAGTGGCCTTGCCGCTTTGTATGGGTATTGCCATCGCCTCTGGCTTAGATCCTGCCCATGGCATTGTCACGGGGATAGTAGGCGGCATCGTAGTTGGATTTTTAGGAGGCAGTCCGTTGCAGGTCAGTGGACCAGCTGCCGGTCTGGCTGTCGTTGTACTGGAGCTAATCAAGGAGCACGGTACTGAGCGACTGGGTGTGATTTTTTGTCTGGCTGGTTTGGTCCAAGTCATTGCTGGGCTAGCCAGGCTGGCTCCCTGGTTTAGAGCTGTGCCTCCATCTGTTATCAATGGCATGTTATCTGGCATTGGTGTTCTCATTTTGGCGGCACAGTTTCATGTCATGGTGGATGACTCGCCTAAAGGCAGTGGTATCAATAATATCCTTTCGATACCGATGGCTATCTACAAAGGCATGACCGTGCCAGATCCCAGTGCCGGTAGTACTACACACCATCTGGCTGCCATGATTGGTCTTGTTACTATCACCATATTGATACTCTGGCAAAAGTTTGCTAAAGGTCGCCTCAAGATATTACCTGGATCTCTGGTGGCAGTATTTCTGGCTACTGTTTTTTCGGCCTTATTAAATTTGCAAGTGCGTTATGTCGACATCCCAGCTAACATATTTGGCTCTTTGACACTGACTACGTTTTCTGACTTTCAGCACTATCTCAACCGCGAAGTCATCTTTGATGCTGTCGCTATTGCATTTATAGCAACAGCTGAGACTCTTTTGACTTGTAGTGCTCTGGATAAGTTGCACAGTGGTGCGCGCTCTAACTTTGATCGAGAACTAATTGCTCAGGGTGTCGGTAATACTCTTTGTGGCATGGTGGGCTGTCTGCCTATGACCGGTGTGATGGTGCGCAGTGGTGTCAATCTGGCTGCTGGTGCTAAAACTCGGATGTCATCTATTTTGCACGGCTTATGGATCTTGCTTTTTGTTTGTCTTTTGCCCCATGTCCTCGAGCTTATCCCCACATCAGCACTGGCGGCCTTGCTAGTCTTTACTGGCTATAAGATGATCAACTGGAAAGTATTTAAAGAGATAGGGCGCTACGGCCGCTCTGAGTCGTTTATATATGTTGGTACGGTACTTTTGATTGTCTGCCAGGACTTGCTTACTGGTGTGGTTGTTGGAGTGGTATTTTCAGCTCTCAAGCTGCTCTATATCTTTTCGCATTTGGATATAAAAGTCAGAGAAGATGTGGACCACAATCGCACTCATGTCTCCTTGAGTGGTGCCGCCACATTTTTGAGCTTACCCAAACTTGCCGACCTGGTCGCTCAAGTCAAACCAGATACTGAGCTACATGTCCATCTGGAGCAGCTTGACTATATCGATCATGCCTGTCTTGATATGCTCATGAGCTGGGACAGTCAGCACCGGGCCACCGGTGGCACACTGGTGATTGACTGGGGTGCTCTTGGTACTGTTTTTAGAGAGAGACGCAAAAGCCCCAGGGGAGGCTCTATAGAGTTTCGCGCCAATCCCGATAGCAGTGCTGGAAGCTGA
- the hflX gene encoding GTPase HflX translates to MHGKLDLGKSKGLKQSEIKKLNRLLQKRIPKDKILTLELADSVAEISQETGYPLSVVVNRRGHVVNVTVGHPFEVKMPELKGVRVGPGRLCGHRIIHTTFPLPVKAVEEKVQTDKPSGRAGKSPSPEVSYAKETLHFLAKNRLDLLAQIVVDPSGSFSRTRGEHGKLADQVQIAHLLPGRDADGKLWKILPPLTARRAEDDNFEELMSALEEEFRTQAPDLAVAEGEERAFLIGLICDGSNSWQVEDDLDELARLARTAGATVCGRLTQTRQGPDPKFFLGSGKMQEVALLVEELGATLLVVDQELTPNQQRNVEDTVGVKVIDRTELILDIFAQRAQTKEGKLQVELAQLKYLYPRLIGKGETLSRLGGGIGTRGPGETKLEIDRRRIREKITFLEEDAKRIKNHRDVQRQRRVAEHLPVVALTGYTNSGKSTLLNALTKSDVVTGDKLFATLDPTTRRTSLPDHSPVLISDTVGFIKKLPTSLVTAFRATLEEVAVADVLVHVVDAAHPNVLEHISSVHDVLSDLGAVDKPMITVLNKADKVRKEDLAWLVAQVPNPVVSSATMRFGLGSILNKIQEVISEVCPERQKYTA, encoded by the coding sequence TTGCACGGCAAACTTGATTTAGGAAAATCCAAAGGACTTAAACAGTCTGAGATAAAAAAGCTGAATCGGTTGTTGCAAAAACGTATACCTAAGGACAAAATCCTCACTTTAGAATTAGCCGACAGCGTTGCTGAAATTTCCCAGGAGACGGGCTATCCACTCTCTGTTGTGGTTAATCGTCGTGGTCATGTGGTCAATGTCACTGTTGGTCATCCTTTTGAAGTCAAAATGCCCGAGCTAAAGGGCGTGAGAGTGGGACCTGGTCGGCTTTGTGGTCATCGCATAATTCATACTACTTTTCCTTTGCCAGTCAAAGCTGTAGAAGAAAAAGTACAAACTGATAAACCCAGTGGACGGGCAGGCAAGAGCCCCAGCCCCGAAGTCAGCTATGCTAAAGAGACTCTGCATTTTTTGGCTAAAAATCGTCTTGATTTATTAGCTCAAATTGTAGTTGACCCATCCGGTAGTTTTTCTCGCACCAGAGGGGAGCATGGCAAACTTGCTGACCAGGTGCAAATTGCTCATTTGCTGCCCGGCCGCGATGCCGATGGCAAGCTCTGGAAAATTTTGCCACCACTAACAGCCAGGCGTGCTGAGGACGATAATTTCGAAGAATTGATGAGTGCTCTTGAAGAAGAATTCCGCACTCAGGCTCCAGATCTGGCTGTGGCAGAGGGAGAAGAAAGAGCATTTTTGATTGGTCTTATTTGTGATGGTAGTAATAGCTGGCAAGTAGAAGACGATCTGGATGAATTGGCCAGATTGGCCCGCACCGCCGGTGCTACCGTTTGTGGTCGGCTGACTCAGACTCGTCAGGGGCCAGATCCTAAGTTTTTTCTTGGCTCTGGCAAAATGCAAGAAGTAGCACTACTGGTGGAAGAACTTGGTGCTACTTTGCTGGTGGTTGACCAGGAGTTGACCCCCAACCAGCAGCGCAATGTTGAAGATACTGTCGGCGTCAAAGTAATCGATCGTACTGAGCTTATCCTTGATATCTTTGCTCAAAGAGCGCAAACAAAAGAAGGTAAATTACAAGTCGAATTGGCTCAGCTAAAGTATCTCTATCCCAGACTGATTGGCAAAGGTGAGACTTTGTCCAGACTGGGTGGTGGTATCGGTACTAGAGGTCCTGGTGAGACCAAGCTAGAAATCGATAGACGTCGTATCCGCGAAAAAATCACATTTTTAGAAGAAGACGCAAAACGCATCAAAAATCACCGCGATGTGCAAAGACAAAGACGGGTTGCCGAGCATCTACCGGTGGTGGCACTGACTGGCTATACCAATAGTGGCAAATCGACACTACTCAATGCTTTGACCAAGTCAGATGTGGTTACTGGTGACAAATTATTTGCTACTCTTGACCCGACCACTAGACGTACTTCATTGCCCGACCACAGTCCTGTGCTCATATCAGATACTGTGGGCTTTATCAAAAAGCTGCCGACATCTCTGGTTACAGCTTTTAGAGCCACTCTCGAAGAAGTGGCTGTAGCTGATGTGCTGGTCCACGTAGTTGATGCCGCACATCCCAATGTACTTGAACACATTAGCTCTGTGCATGATGTATTGAGTGATCTCGGTGCTGTAGATAAGCCCATGATTACAGTGCTCAATAAGGCTGATAAAGTGCGCAAAGAAGATTTAGCCTGGCTTGTGGCGCAGGTGCCTAATCCTGTAGTGAGTTCTGCCACTATGCGCTTTGGACTGGGCAGTATTCTCAACAAAATACAGGAAGTAATATCTGAAGTCTGTCCTGAAAGACAAAAATACACTGCCTGA